A part of Melittangium boletus DSM 14713 genomic DNA contains:
- a CDS encoding carbohydrate-binding protein, with protein sequence MTLKFNMAMGSRRFLMMGVWGLLVVGSSACEPANSIPSEPPTEVGSGALKLVAQGVTAGNHTQTYVAANAIDGNPSTYWEGAANAYPHWIRVDLGNSTTIHQVVLRLPVSWGARTQTFSVLKSVDDVTYTPLLDSASHAFSPSAANTVTLNFTATPARYVKLNFTANSGATGGQVSEFEVNGPTTPPPTSPRSAFSQLEASSHDSQSGIQLEASSEGGQNVAFVDNGDFIAFNNIDFGSGATAFDARVASNTAGGQIEIRIDSLTGTLAGTCAVPATGGWQTWVTRSCAVSNVSGLHNLYLKFTGGAGNLFNLKWFKFSSSTPPPTSGGDVVGKLFAGYQGWFNAAGDGSPNNGWVHWSKNSSAPAPNSNVNFELYPDIREYSKLYQTQLGNLGNGQSARLFSSYDQETVDKHFEWMRTYNIDGAALQRFGADENDAPNGWKTNRDSVAVKVKNAAEAYGRKFYVMYDITGMNAGNWVNAVKRDWTAQVVNAMHLTSSSAYARQGGKFVVCIWGIGFTDRPGTATESAELINWFKSQGAYVIGGVPTYWRTGNNDSKAGFGDVYRSLNMISPWFVARFGTLEGADHFKTNQWQPDFAYTQQYGIAYQPVIWPGSAWSNMTGGPRNENPRLHGDFMWRQAYNLKSVGISTGYVAMFDEYDEGTAIAKLAENSSMIPNNQYFLTLDVDGVSVSSDFYLRLAGDINRMFSGQIPLTANHPTTHR encoded by the coding sequence GTGACCTTGAAATTCAACATGGCAATGGGAAGCCGTCGGTTCCTGATGATGGGAGTCTGGGGCCTGCTGGTGGTGGGCTCCTCCGCCTGTGAGCCCGCGAACTCGATTCCCTCGGAGCCGCCAACGGAGGTGGGCAGCGGTGCGCTGAAGCTCGTCGCCCAGGGAGTCACGGCGGGCAATCACACGCAGACGTATGTCGCGGCGAACGCGATCGATGGCAATCCCTCCACCTACTGGGAAGGGGCCGCCAATGCCTATCCCCACTGGATTCGGGTCGATCTGGGCAACTCGACGACCATCCATCAGGTGGTCCTCCGGCTTCCGGTGTCCTGGGGAGCCCGGACACAGACGTTCTCCGTCCTCAAGAGCGTCGATGACGTCACCTACACCCCGCTCCTCGATTCCGCCAGCCATGCGTTCAGCCCGAGTGCCGCCAATACGGTCACCTTGAACTTCACGGCGACCCCCGCGCGATACGTGAAGCTGAACTTCACGGCCAATTCGGGCGCGACGGGGGGGCAGGTCTCCGAATTCGAGGTGAATGGACCCACCACTCCACCCCCGACCTCTCCCCGCTCCGCGTTCAGCCAACTGGAGGCGTCAAGCCATGACAGCCAATCCGGAATCCAACTGGAAGCCTCCAGCGAGGGCGGCCAGAATGTCGCCTTCGTCGACAATGGCGACTTCATCGCGTTCAACAACATCGATTTCGGAAGTGGCGCCACCGCCTTCGATGCCCGGGTCGCCAGCAATACGGCGGGCGGCCAGATCGAAATCAGGATCGACAGTCTGACCGGAACGCTCGCGGGGACCTGCGCGGTCCCGGCAACGGGAGGGTGGCAGACGTGGGTCACCCGCTCCTGCGCCGTGAGCAACGTCAGTGGTCTGCACAACCTGTATCTGAAGTTCACCGGAGGCGCGGGAAACCTCTTCAATCTCAAGTGGTTCAAGTTCTCGTCGTCGACGCCTCCACCGACGAGCGGCGGAGACGTCGTCGGCAAGCTGTTCGCCGGGTACCAGGGGTGGTTCAACGCCGCCGGCGATGGCTCGCCCAATAACGGCTGGGTCCACTGGTCGAAAAACAGCAGCGCGCCGGCCCCCAACTCCAACGTCAACTTCGAGCTCTACCCGGACATCCGGGAGTACTCCAAGCTGTATCAAACCCAGCTGGGGAACCTGGGCAACGGGCAATCCGCGAGGCTGTTCTCCTCGTACGATCAGGAAACCGTCGACAAGCATTTCGAGTGGATGCGGACCTACAACATCGACGGAGCCGCCTTGCAGCGCTTCGGCGCCGACGAGAACGATGCGCCGAACGGATGGAAGACCAACCGGGACAGCGTCGCGGTCAAGGTGAAGAACGCGGCGGAAGCATATGGCCGCAAGTTCTACGTCATGTACGACATCACCGGTATGAACGCCGGCAACTGGGTGAACGCGGTCAAGCGCGACTGGACGGCGCAAGTGGTCAATGCCATGCATCTGACCTCGTCCAGCGCCTACGCCCGGCAGGGTGGCAAGTTCGTCGTGTGCATCTGGGGCATTGGCTTCACCGACCGGCCCGGCACGGCCACCGAATCCGCCGAACTCATCAATTGGTTCAAGAGCCAGGGCGCCTATGTCATCGGCGGCGTTCCCACCTATTGGCGCACGGGCAACAACGACTCGAAGGCGGGCTTCGGGGATGTCTACCGGTCGCTCAACATGATCTCCCCCTGGTTCGTCGCCCGCTTCGGGACGCTCGAGGGCGCGGATCACTTCAAGACGAACCAGTGGCAGCCGGACTTCGCCTATACGCAGCAGTACGGAATCGCCTATCAGCCGGTCATCTGGCCGGGCTCCGCCTGGTCCAACATGACCGGAGGGCCCAGGAATGAGAATCCCCGGCTCCACGGCGACTTCATGTGGCGGCAGGCCTACAACCTCAAGAGCGTGGGCATCTCCACCGGGTACGTGGCGATGTTCGACGAGTACGATGAAGGCACGGCCATCGCCAAGCTGGCGGAGAACAGCTCGATGATCCCCAACAACCAGTACTTCCTGACCCTGGACGTGGACGGCGTCTCCGTCTCGTCGGACTTCTATTTGCGGCTGGCGGGCGACATCAACCGGATGTTCTCGGGACAGATTCCGCTGACCGCCAACCACCCGACGACGCACCGTTAG
- a CDS encoding lysoplasmalogenase, protein MGASTFLWPRLGGLALPVAAYVVVICTMMWRATAMLGKAGLARREQWFALAGSLLFATSDGLLALQLFVHPMTGAGYPIMLLYWAGQLGIALSAWAPQTLGSLAKFQPLDAALRPAPRPGDA, encoded by the coding sequence GTGGGTGCCTCGACGTTCCTCTGGCCTCGGCTCGGAGGACTGGCGCTACCGGTGGCGGCCTATGTCGTCGTCATCTGCACGATGATGTGGCGCGCGACGGCCATGCTGGGCAAGGCCGGACTGGCGCGGCGCGAGCAGTGGTTCGCGCTGGCCGGCTCATTGTTGTTCGCCACGAGCGATGGACTGCTCGCCCTCCAGCTCTTCGTCCACCCCATGACCGGCGCGGGCTATCCCATCATGCTGCTGTACTGGGCCGGGCAACTCGGCATTGCCCTGTCGGCGTGGGCGCCCCAGACGCTCGGGAGCCTAGCGAAGTTCCAGCCTCTCGACGCCGCCCTCCGCCCCGCGCCGAGACCAGGAGATGCATAG
- a CDS encoding NAD(P)/FAD-dependent oxidoreductase, with product MRRPLVGERWIAIGDAALAFEPIAAHGISFALFSAQAAHRWIASQDAEAYAAFCEEQWRAYRERRAEFHVAAVLELMGVRGGR from the coding sequence ATGCGTCGTCCGCTCGTTGGCGAGCGGTGGATCGCCATCGGCGACGCAGCCCTCGCCTTTGAGCCCATTGCAGCCCACGGCATCAGCTTCGCCCTGTTCAGCGCACAGGCGGCGCACCGCTGGATCGCGAGCCAAGACGCCGAGGCCTATGCGGCGTTTTGCGAGGAGCAGTGGCGTGCCTACCGCGAGCGCCGGGCCGAATTCCATGTGGCGGCGGTGCTTGAGCTGATGGGCGTGCGGGGCGGCCGGTGA
- the tnpB gene encoding IS66 family insertion sequence element accessory protein TnpB (TnpB, as the term is used for proteins encoded by IS66 family insertion elements, is considered an accessory protein, since TnpC, encoded by a neighboring gene, is a DDE family transposase.), with translation MFVALDLIDLRWGLHRLSGVVAERLGHEARSGALFVFFGKRRDTIKVLFFDGTGICLFYKRLDMGTFRVPVAPEEGAAVVAIEERALDDLLEGIDLEAPSRSRRRDAGAADTAEPTIVTAPLPPQILPRALATPSLLAHILSDKFCDGLPFHRQECMA, from the coding sequence GTGTTCGTCGCGCTCGACCTGATCGATCTGCGGTGGGGCCTCCACCGGCTGTCCGGTGTGGTCGCCGAGCGGCTGGGACACGAGGCGCGCAGCGGCGCGCTGTTCGTCTTCTTCGGCAAGCGGCGTGACACCATCAAGGTGCTGTTCTTCGACGGCACCGGCATCTGCCTGTTCTACAAGCGGCTGGACATGGGCACGTTCCGGGTTCCGGTCGCGCCCGAGGAGGGCGCCGCCGTGGTCGCGATCGAGGAGCGAGCGCTCGACGACCTCCTCGAGGGCATCGACCTCGAGGCTCCGTCGCGGTCCCGCCGACGCGACGCCGGCGCGGCGGACACTGCCGAGCCGACGATCGTGACCGCACCGCTGCCGCCGCAGATCCTGCCGCGCGCGCTCGCGACACCTTCGCTCCTGGCGCACATCCTCAGCGACAAGTTCTGCGACGGCCTGCCGTTCCATCGCCAGGAGTGTATGGCTTAG
- a CDS encoding dihydrofolate reductase family protein, with the protein MGLLTFSINVTLDGCVDHQEGIADDETHALFTRLMDEGGAMLWGRVTYEMMESYWPAVARGDEEAPPAMREWAVKLEAKPKYVVSSTRKDFPWTNSHHIVGDLRTGVQKLKDATPAGVLLGSGKLATELDRLDLIDEYKFLVHPRIAGHGPTLYQSGLPSTRRLELVSAKPLRSGAVAMHYRRAR; encoded by the coding sequence ATGGGACTCTTGACCTTCAGCATCAACGTCACCCTGGACGGCTGTGTCGACCACCAGGAGGGAATCGCCGACGACGAGACACACGCCTTATTCACCCGCCTCATGGACGAGGGCGGGGCGATGCTGTGGGGCCGCGTCACCTACGAGATGATGGAGAGCTACTGGCCGGCGGTCGCCCGCGGCGATGAGGAGGCGCCGCCGGCGATGCGCGAGTGGGCGGTCAAGCTGGAGGCCAAGCCGAAGTACGTGGTGTCGTCGACGCGAAAGGACTTCCCGTGGACCAACAGCCACCACATCGTCGGCGACCTGCGCACGGGCGTGCAGAAGCTCAAGGACGCGACCCCGGCCGGCGTGCTCCTCGGTAGCGGCAAGCTCGCGACCGAGCTGGACCGGCTGGATCTGATCGACGAGTACAAGTTCCTCGTCCACCCCAGGATCGCCGGCCACGGCCCGACCCTGTACCAGAGCGGGCTGCCCAGCACGCGACGGCTCGAGCTGGTCTCGGCGAAGCCGCTCCGCAGCGGCGCGGTCGCCATGCACTACCGGCGCGCGCGCTGA
- a CDS encoding IS4 family transposase — MSSKAINEQQVHAFLSGLFGPDVHAMRVLSLSLATLGVIHAASLSVYAIGQALGMARGKKGKHGVKQVDRMLSNPALKVWHLFKFWVPFVVAERAEVLIALDWTDYDEDDQTTLVASLVTKHGRPTPLVWLTVQKSTLKGLRNDAEDSVILRLRELIPSRVQVTLLADRGFADQKMYTLLEQVGFAYVVRFRKIIAVTSDQGEKRSAGEWVPQAGQMRLLRGARVTAEGKQVGAVVCVKKKGMKEAWCLATSLTEATGAQVVGLYQRRFSIEESFRDIKDLRFGMGLSSMRIAEPDRRDRLLLVSAMACALMTLLGAAGESLGMERYLKANTDKTRTYSLWRQGCMYYQSLPMMPEAQLRPLMERFAQLVGEQLIFREAFGLI; from the coding sequence GTGAGTTCCAAAGCCATCAACGAGCAGCAAGTGCATGCCTTCCTCTCGGGCCTGTTCGGCCCGGACGTCCACGCCATGCGGGTGCTGTCCCTGTCGCTCGCGACCCTGGGCGTCATTCATGCCGCCAGCCTCTCCGTCTACGCCATTGGACAGGCCTTGGGCATGGCGCGGGGCAAGAAGGGCAAGCATGGCGTGAAGCAAGTCGACCGGATGCTGTCCAACCCCGCCTTGAAAGTCTGGCACCTGTTCAAGTTCTGGGTGCCGTTTGTCGTGGCGGAGCGGGCCGAAGTCCTCATCGCCTTGGATTGGACGGACTACGACGAGGACGACCAGACCACCCTGGTCGCCTCGCTGGTGACGAAGCACGGTCGTCCCACGCCGCTGGTCTGGCTCACCGTGCAGAAGTCCACGCTCAAGGGGCTGCGCAATGACGCGGAAGACAGCGTGATTCTCCGGCTTCGGGAGTTGATTCCCTCGCGAGTCCAAGTCACCTTGCTGGCGGACCGGGGCTTCGCGGACCAGAAGATGTACACCCTGCTGGAGCAGGTGGGCTTCGCCTATGTCGTGCGCTTCCGCAAAATCATCGCCGTGACGAGTGACCAGGGAGAGAAGAGAAGCGCGGGGGAGTGGGTGCCCCAGGCGGGACAGATGCGACTGCTGCGCGGAGCCCGCGTCACGGCGGAGGGCAAGCAGGTGGGGGCGGTGGTGTGTGTGAAAAAGAAGGGGATGAAGGAGGCGTGGTGCCTGGCGACGAGTCTGACGGAGGCGACGGGGGCGCAAGTGGTAGGCCTGTACCAGCGCCGCTTCAGCATTGAAGAAAGCTTTCGGGACATCAAGGACCTGCGCTTCGGAATGGGCCTGTCCAGCATGAGAATCGCCGAACCCGACCGGCGGGACAGACTCTTGTTGGTGAGCGCCATGGCGTGTGCCTTGATGACCCTCTTGGGAGCAGCGGGTGAGAGCCTCGGGATGGAGCGCTACCTCAAAGCGAACACGGACAAGACGCGAACCTACTCGCTCTGGCGTCAGGGCTGTATGTACTACCAGTCGCTCCCCATGATGCCGGAGGCCCAGCTCCGTCCCCTCATGGAGCGCTTCGCCCAGCTCGTCGGCGAGCAACTCATCTTCCGTGAGGCCTTCGGCCTTATATAA
- a CDS encoding helix-turn-helix transcriptional regulator, whose protein sequence is MTRRNAAKRQLVRQWKLLELVRASHQGKFIRQLMEELEISRPTLYRDLKILEEAGLPLTSQHTSGEVRVKYLGEKAPASAPMAPVAQAPLPLPPLRRAPALPSILERLREAMDERREARISYTAPGLPSPVSSIVAPLKLREFHGASYLFAWDPAFKSWRLIKASRITEVRLGAFQDELPHGLADGLVDELFKSRQGPPAAVSVRLAPAVAAFAHEHPLEKDQALEPQVDGSVIVRSEDSDLEEAARWVLGWGQHAEVLAPQALRERLIRELTTTRNSYLSRKVKPTT, encoded by the coding sequence ATGACGAGAAGGAACGCGGCGAAGAGACAGCTTGTGCGGCAATGGAAACTGCTCGAACTGGTGCGCGCGAGCCACCAGGGGAAGTTCATCCGGCAGCTCATGGAGGAACTGGAGATCAGCAGGCCCACCTTGTACCGGGACCTGAAGATCCTCGAGGAGGCAGGTCTTCCCCTAACGTCGCAACACACCTCGGGAGAGGTCCGGGTGAAGTATCTCGGAGAGAAAGCCCCTGCCTCCGCGCCCATGGCGCCCGTCGCGCAGGCGCCGCTCCCGCTTCCACCTCTCAGGCGAGCACCCGCGCTCCCCTCCATCCTGGAGAGGCTCCGCGAGGCCATGGACGAACGGCGCGAGGCGCGTATCTCTTATACTGCTCCGGGTCTGCCCAGTCCCGTTTCGAGCATTGTCGCTCCTCTGAAACTCCGAGAGTTCCATGGGGCGTCATACTTGTTCGCATGGGATCCCGCATTCAAGAGTTGGCGCCTCATCAAGGCCTCCAGAATCACCGAGGTCCGACTGGGCGCGTTCCAGGATGAACTCCCCCATGGCCTCGCGGATGGGCTGGTGGATGAATTGTTCAAGTCCAGGCAAGGACCCCCGGCCGCAGTCTCGGTACGGCTCGCCCCGGCTGTCGCCGCCTTCGCGCACGAGCATCCGCTGGAGAAGGATCAGGCGCTTGAGCCCCAAGTCGACGGCAGCGTCATTGTACGCAGTGAGGATTCCGATCTCGAAGAAGCTGCTCGCTGGGTTCTTGGGTGGGGCCAACACGCGGAGGTGCTCGCCCCCCAGGCATTACGCGAGAGGCTCATTCGCGAATTGACCACCACGCGGAATTCATACCTGTCTCGAAAGGTGAAGCCCACGACGTGA
- a CDS encoding ATP-binding protein: protein MPTGWKKQSDTVAAAIHSRPSHESETPASTARDAAEAAKRERMEMFTPMEPRRRLDNLIVSKSVQEQISSALSRIHHHQTLYEEWGLKEVDPRGSRAVINLFGPPGTGKTFCAEAIAHHLGRRLISVNYAEIESKYVGDTPKNISAAFQRAQETQSVLFFDEADSVLGKRLTQVTQSADHGVNVSRSVMLLQLDAFEGVVIFATNLARNYDSAFVRRILTHIEFTLPDAECRERLWSTLLPSKLPRVPDVTPAWLSAQSHGLSGGLMVNVLIQAACRAVGRSHDARQVSRDDILKEIDLVRCAIEHVGSKPERVITTREEKVDLAQLPPDVQRELPAQHAPNPVAAASTQKL from the coding sequence ATGCCCACTGGATGGAAGAAGCAGTCGGACACGGTGGCTGCGGCCATTCACTCCCGGCCGTCACATGAATCCGAAACTCCGGCCTCCACCGCGCGGGACGCGGCGGAGGCGGCGAAACGTGAGCGCATGGAGATGTTCACTCCCATGGAGCCCCGGCGCCGGTTGGACAACCTCATCGTTTCCAAGAGCGTGCAGGAGCAGATCTCCTCAGCGCTCAGTCGGATTCATCACCACCAGACGCTGTATGAGGAGTGGGGATTGAAGGAGGTGGATCCACGGGGTTCGCGGGCAGTAATCAACCTGTTCGGACCACCTGGAACGGGAAAGACTTTCTGTGCCGAGGCGATTGCCCACCACCTTGGCCGTCGGCTCATCAGCGTCAACTATGCCGAGATAGAGTCTAAATACGTGGGCGACACCCCCAAGAACATCTCCGCAGCATTCCAACGCGCCCAGGAGACTCAATCCGTTCTCTTCTTCGATGAAGCGGACTCTGTTCTTGGCAAGCGTCTGACTCAAGTCACCCAGAGCGCGGACCATGGTGTCAACGTGAGCCGCTCAGTGATGCTGTTACAACTGGACGCTTTCGAGGGCGTCGTCATCTTCGCCACCAATCTGGCCAGGAACTATGACAGCGCTTTCGTGCGCCGCATCCTGACACACATCGAGTTTACACTCCCCGATGCGGAGTGCCGTGAACGCCTGTGGAGCACGTTGTTGCCCTCCAAGCTGCCGCGCGTACCGGACGTGACTCCCGCCTGGCTGTCCGCGCAGTCCCATGGCTTGTCGGGCGGCCTCATGGTCAACGTTTTGATTCAGGCGGCCTGCCGTGCCGTCGGGCGGTCACACGATGCGCGCCAAGTATCCCGCGATGACATCCTGAAGGAAATCGACCTTGTTCGCTGTGCCATCGAGCACGTGGGCTCGAAGCCCGAGCGCGTCATCACGACCCGTGAAGAAAAAGTCGATCTGGCCCAACTGCCTCCAGACGTCCAGCGCGAGCTTCCCGCGCAGCATGCTCCGAATCCGGTCGCCGCAGCATCGACACAGAAGCTCTGA
- the tnpC gene encoding IS66 family transposase: protein MKDLETAKQMAALLEAENARLHQRLEALVQENARLKGEDAQARLQLELTQLKEQLARMQQRLFGASSEKRPSAQQEEPAARERQQRGHGPRAQPELPVQEVLLPLDEADKVCGLCGGTLQEWRGQTEDSEEVSVVERHFVLKRYRRQKYRCPEGCAPVTAPAAPRLIPGGRYAVDFAVHVALQKYAFHLPLARQERMYRREGLVVDTQTLLKPLSALARHLQPSYEALLTVVFASPLIHADETHWHLLDKGPGKKWYAWTVASPRAVHHRILPSRSGATARQVLGNYQGVAMVDGYAAYQTATKPGADGPASCSLVFCWAHVRRKFVEAEQVAPACAQVLSLIGQLYAIEAGLPDPHALEGAQQTAALALRLLVRREQSVPLVAAIREWALAQRALPGSGLRKALEYMLALWSGLTVFLSNPWVPLDNNLVERQLRDLVLGRKNHYGSKSLRGTEVAALFYSLIETARLCGEDPGRYLLRAALAAIDNPGTVTLPSSLD from the coding sequence GTGAAGGACTTGGAGACGGCGAAGCAGATGGCGGCGCTGCTCGAGGCGGAGAACGCGCGACTGCACCAACGTCTGGAGGCGCTGGTGCAAGAGAATGCGCGGCTCAAGGGGGAGGACGCCCAGGCGCGGCTGCAACTGGAGCTCACCCAGCTCAAGGAGCAGTTGGCGCGCATGCAGCAGCGCCTCTTCGGAGCCTCCAGCGAGAAGCGCCCGAGCGCGCAGCAGGAGGAGCCCGCCGCGCGCGAGCGCCAGCAGCGGGGACATGGGCCGCGTGCACAGCCGGAGCTGCCCGTGCAAGAGGTGCTGCTGCCCTTGGACGAGGCGGACAAGGTGTGCGGCCTGTGCGGCGGCACCCTCCAGGAGTGGCGAGGGCAGACGGAGGACAGCGAGGAGGTGAGCGTGGTGGAGCGCCACTTCGTCCTCAAGCGCTACCGGCGACAGAAGTACCGCTGCCCGGAGGGGTGTGCACCCGTCACGGCTCCCGCCGCGCCGCGCCTCATTCCGGGCGGCCGCTACGCGGTGGATTTCGCCGTGCACGTGGCCTTGCAGAAGTATGCCTTTCACCTGCCGCTGGCGCGCCAGGAGCGCATGTACCGGCGCGAGGGCCTGGTGGTGGACACCCAGACGCTGTTGAAACCACTGTCCGCCCTGGCCCGCCACCTCCAGCCCAGCTACGAGGCACTGCTCACCGTCGTCTTCGCTTCCCCCCTCATCCACGCGGATGAGACGCACTGGCACCTGCTGGACAAGGGCCCGGGGAAGAAATGGTACGCATGGACGGTGGCCAGTCCCCGCGCGGTGCACCACCGCATTCTCCCCAGCCGTTCCGGGGCCACGGCTCGGCAGGTACTGGGCAACTACCAGGGCGTCGCCATGGTGGATGGCTACGCGGCCTACCAGACGGCGACGAAACCGGGGGCCGATGGGCCGGCCTCCTGTAGCCTGGTGTTTTGTTGGGCCCACGTGCGGCGCAAATTCGTGGAGGCCGAGCAGGTGGCCCCCGCGTGCGCCCAGGTGCTGAGCCTCATTGGCCAGTTGTATGCCATTGAGGCGGGCCTGCCCGACCCGCATGCGCTGGAGGGAGCACAACAGACCGCGGCGCTCGCGCTCCGTCTGCTGGTGCGGCGGGAGCAGTCCGTCCCGCTGGTGGCGGCCATCCGTGAGTGGGCACTGGCTCAGCGCGCGCTGCCGGGCAGCGGCCTGCGCAAGGCCCTCGAGTACATGCTGGCGCTGTGGAGCGGGCTCACCGTCTTCCTCTCCAACCCCTGGGTGCCCCTGGACAACAACCTGGTGGAGCGCCAGCTGCGAGACCTGGTGCTGGGCCGCAAGAATCACTACGGCTCCAAGTCCCTGCGCGGTACCGAGGTGGCGGCCCTCTTCTACTCGCTGATTGAGACGGCCCGCCTGTGCGGTGAGGACCCGGGGCGCTACCTGCTGCGCGCCGCGCTCGCCGCCATCGACAACCCCGGCACCGTCACGCTCCCCTCCAGCCTCGACTGA
- the tnpB gene encoding IS66 family insertion sequence element accessory protein TnpB (TnpB, as the term is used for proteins encoded by IS66 family insertion elements, is considered an accessory protein, since TnpC, encoded by a neighboring gene, is a DDE family transposase.): protein MAWLCLMVCPASLMRPHPPCLNHKGGEPLFDLERGGFDGLSALVEQQLGGQLLKGDVFLFVGRCRQRAKVLYFDGTGLVLLTKRLFKGRFARPWAQAGAVSVEMTVAELSLFLEGCELAGRWKLSPPAFEEKELAVEAAV, encoded by the coding sequence ATGGCATGGCTATGTCTGATGGTCTGCCCAGCTTCACTGATGCGCCCTCATCCGCCCTGTCTAAACCATAAAGGTGGCGAGCCACTATTCGACCTTGAAAGGGGTGGGTTTGATGGGCTGAGCGCGCTGGTGGAGCAGCAGCTGGGCGGGCAGTTGCTCAAGGGCGACGTCTTCCTCTTCGTGGGGCGGTGTCGCCAGCGGGCCAAGGTGCTCTACTTCGACGGCACGGGGCTGGTGCTGCTCACCAAACGCCTCTTCAAGGGACGCTTCGCGCGGCCGTGGGCCCAGGCCGGAGCGGTGAGCGTGGAGATGACGGTGGCGGAGCTGTCGCTGTTTCTGGAGGGGTGCGAATTGGCGGGGAGGTGGAAGCTGTCACCGCCAGCCTTCGAGGAGAAAGAGCTTGCGGTGGAGGCGGCCGTGTAG
- a CDS encoding IS4 family transposase: MVRRTLEHALSSQWIDEVFEANREQQYTRELLFSSVVDLMGVVALGLRPSLHAAAQSDPDLTVSLAALYDKVNHTEPQVVRALVQGSAERLLPVVRPMKKQGPWAAGYQVRVLDGNHLPASEKRLKPLREFRGAALPGQSLVVYAPELSLVVDVLPAEDAHAQERALMGPVLERVREGELWLADRNFSTSRILRAVHEKRAAFIIREHGVSPNPTALGERREVGRGPTGRVYEQAVRVEGEEPLELRRIEVELEEPTEDGETAIRLLTNVPEEKLSAVEVAQLYRKRWTIEGMFGELEAVLESEVRSLGRPRAALLAFGVAVLAYNVLSVVKTAVEASHDLEAANMQVSTYYIAAEVKFAYGGMMMVVEPEDWSGQEVRSAEQLSELLLELAKKVKPSTLCKHPRAAKKKVKKGYVPGEVARKHVATARVLKGEKIS, from the coding sequence ATGGTGCGCCGCACGCTTGAGCATGCCCTGAGTTCGCAATGGATTGATGAGGTATTCGAAGCGAACCGAGAGCAGCAGTACACGCGCGAGTTGCTCTTCTCCTCGGTAGTGGATTTGATGGGAGTGGTGGCGCTGGGACTGCGACCGTCGCTGCACGCCGCGGCGCAGTCCGACCCGGACTTGACCGTCTCGCTGGCGGCGCTCTACGACAAAGTCAATCACACCGAGCCCCAGGTGGTGCGAGCCCTGGTGCAAGGGAGCGCGGAGAGGTTGTTGCCCGTGGTGCGGCCCATGAAGAAGCAGGGGCCGTGGGCGGCGGGTTACCAGGTGCGAGTCTTGGATGGCAATCACCTCCCCGCCAGTGAGAAGCGGCTCAAACCGTTGAGAGAATTCCGAGGAGCTGCGCTGCCCGGACAGTCGTTGGTGGTGTATGCGCCGGAGTTGAGCCTGGTGGTGGATGTGCTGCCGGCTGAAGACGCGCATGCACAAGAGCGGGCGTTGATGGGGCCGGTGTTGGAGCGAGTGCGGGAGGGAGAATTGTGGCTGGCGGACAGGAACTTCTCCACGAGCCGGATTCTGCGCGCGGTGCATGAAAAGAGAGCGGCCTTCATCATTCGAGAGCACGGCGTGTCGCCCAATCCGACTGCGCTGGGGGAGCGGAGGGAAGTAGGCCGAGGGCCAACGGGACGTGTGTACGAGCAGGCAGTGCGAGTGGAGGGGGAAGAGCCGTTGGAGTTGAGACGGATTGAAGTGGAGTTGGAGGAGCCAACAGAAGACGGGGAAACAGCCATTCGGCTGCTCACGAACGTGCCCGAGGAGAAACTGAGCGCCGTGGAGGTAGCGCAGCTGTACAGGAAGCGCTGGACGATTGAAGGGATGTTTGGAGAGTTGGAGGCCGTGCTCGAGAGCGAGGTGCGGAGTTTGGGGAGACCACGAGCGGCGCTGCTGGCCTTTGGGGTGGCGGTACTGGCCTACAATGTGTTGTCGGTGGTGAAAACCGCGGTGGAAGCCAGCCATGACCTGGAGGCTGCCAATATGCAGGTGTCCACCTATTACATTGCCGCCGAAGTGAAGTTCGCTTACGGAGGAATGATGATGGTGGTGGAGCCGGAGGACTGGAGCGGACAGGAAGTACGGAGCGCGGAGCAGTTGAGTGAGCTCCTGCTGGAGCTAGCGAAGAAGGTGAAGCCTTCCACATTGTGCAAACATCCCCGCGCCGCCAAGAAGAAGGTGAAGAAAGGCTATGTACCGGGAGAGGTGGCGCGCAAGCATGTGGCAACAGCACGTGTGCTCAAGGGCGAGAAAATCTCCTGA